In Ovis aries strain OAR_USU_Benz2616 breed Rambouillet chromosome 13, ARS-UI_Ramb_v3.0, whole genome shotgun sequence, the following are encoded in one genomic region:
- the OTUD1 gene encoding OTU domain-containing protein 1 — MQLYSSVCTHYPAGGPGPTAATAAPPAAATAASFKVSLQPPGPAGGAPEPETGECQPAAAAEPREAAAAPAAKMPAFSSCFEMVSGAAAPASAAAAAGPPGGSCKPPLPPHYTSTAQITVRALGADRLLLRGPEPGAAASAAPRGRCLLLAPAPGAPIPPRRGSSAWLLEELLRPDGPEPAGLDATREGPDRNFRLSEHRQALAAAKHRGPAPPPGSPEPGPGPWAEERPAERNLRGWDRAGDRGDAPGAEEPGRPDPEAEAAPARSGEAAPGGATEAVIVSRSDPRDEKLALYLAEVERQDKYLRQRNKYRFHIIPDGNCLYRAVSKAVYGDQSLHRELREQTVHYIADHLDHFSPLIEGDVGEFIIAAAQDGAWAGYPELLAMGQMLNVNIHLTTGGRLESPTVSTMIHYLGPEDSLRPSIWLSWLSNGHYDAVFDHSYPNPEYDTWCRQTQVQRKRDEELAKSMAISLSKMYIEQNACS, encoded by the coding sequence ATGCAGCTCTACAGCAGCGTCTGCACCCACTACCCAGCCGGGGGCCCGGGTCCCACGGCCGCAACCGCCGCTCCGCCCGCCGCCGCCACTGCCGCCTCGTTCAAGGTCTCTCTGCAGCCCCCGGGACCCGCCGGTGGCGCCCCGGAGCCCGAGACCGGTGAGTGCCAGCCGGCCGCGGCCGCCGAGCCCCGCGAAGCCGCCGCCGCTCCCGCCGCCAAGATgcccgccttctcctcctgcttcgaGATGGTGTCCGGGGCCGCCGCCCCCgcctcggccgccgccgccgccgggccgCCCGGCGGGTCCTGCAAGCCGCCTCTGCCGCCGCACTACACGTCCACAGCGCAGATCACCGTGCGGGCCCTGGGCGCCGACCGGCTCCTGCTGCGCGGCCCCGAGCCCGGCGCCGCGGCTTCCGCCGCCCCACGCGGCCGCTGCCTCCTGCTGGCCCCGGCACCAGGCGCTCCGATCCCGCCGCGGCGGGGCTCCTCGGCCTGGCTTCTGGAGGAGCTGCTGAGGCCCGATGGCCCGGAGCCTGCCGGTCTGGACGCGACCCGCGAGGGGCCCGACAGAAACTTCCGACTGAGCGAGCACCGCCAGGCCCTGGCCGCCGCCAAGCACCGCGGCCCCGCGCCGCCCCCGGGAAGCCCGGAGCCCGGCCCTGGCCCGTGGGCCGAGGAGCGCCCGGCAGAGAGGAACCTCCGCGGCTGGGACAGAGCTGGCGACCGCGGCGACGCTCCCGGCGCCGAAGAGCCGGGGCGACCCGACCCGGAGGCCGAGGCGGCCCCGGCCCGGAGCGGCGAGGCGGCCCCGGGCGGCGCGACCGAGGCGGTGATCGTGTCCAGGTCGGATCCTAGGGACGAGAAGCTGGCCCTGTACCTGGCGGAGGTGGAGAGGCAGGACAAGTACCTGCGGCAGAGGAACAAGTACCGATTTCACATCATTCCCGACGGCAACTGCCTCTACCGGGCGGTAAGCAAGGCGGTGTACGGGGACCAGAGCCTGCACCGGGAGCTACGGGAACAGACGGTGCACTATATCGCCGACCATCTCGACCACTTTAGCCCCTTGATTGAGGGCGACGTGGGGGAGTTTATCATCGCTGCTGCCCAGGACGGGGCCTGGGCCGGGTACCCCGAACTGCTGGCCATGGGGCAGATGCTGAATGTGAATATCCATCTGACTActggagggaggctggagagCCCCACGGTGTCTACCATGATTCACTATTTGGGCCCGGAGGATTCCCTAAGGCCTAGCATTTGGCTCAGTTGGCTCAGTAACGGACATTATGACGCGGTGTTTGATCACTCGTATCCGAACCCGGAGTATGACACTTGGTGCAGGCAGACTCAAGTGCAGAGAAAACGCGATGAAGAACTTGCGAAGTCCATGGCCATATCCCTGTCCAAAATGTATATTGAGCAAAATGCATGCTCTTGA